The proteins below come from a single Miscanthus floridulus cultivar M001 chromosome 1, ASM1932011v1, whole genome shotgun sequence genomic window:
- the LOC136464735 gene encoding uncharacterized protein, which translates to MPPPALTDDLIDQVPLRFPPQEPERLVRATLVCKRWFRLISDPSFRRRFREYHRAAPMLGLLCTDSSGSRFVPTSTVPLPCAVLPVNGRAIDARHGRVLLNTASSWDFTFNCSGDDLVVWDPITGEHHRLPKLLDHMYPHPYPFCCCWTAAVLCAAAGGGCNHLDCHRGPFLVVFVCTSSREAFASVYSSEAGALCSAPMCQPLSGRAQCGCGECSLLHV; encoded by the coding sequence ATGCCGCCGCCGGCGCTGACGGACGATCTCATCGACCAAGTCCCCCTCCGGTTCCCTCCCCAAGAGCCCGAGCGCCTCGTCCGCGCTACACTCGTCTGCAAGCGCTGGTTCCGCCTCATCTCGGACCCCAGCTTCCGCCGCAGGTTCCGGGAATACCACCGCGCGGCCCCGATGCTGGGACTTCTCTGCACCGACTCATCGGGTTCGCGCTTTGTCCCCACCTCCACCGTTCCCCTGCCCTGCGCTGTACTCCCAGTCAACGGGCGAGCCATCGACGCGCGCCATGGCCGCGTCCTCCTCAACACTGCGTCGTCCTGGGATTTCACGTTCAACTGTTCGGGGGATGACCTCGTCGTCTGGGACCCCATCACGGGCGAGCATCATCGTCTTCCCAAGCTGCTGGACCACATGTACCCTCACCCGTATCCGTTCTGCTGTTGCTGGACCGCTGCTGTGCTCTGTGCTGCAGCGGGCGGAGGCTGCAACCACCTCGACTGCCACCGTGGTCCCTTCCTCGTGGTCTTCGTGTGCACCAGCTCCAGGGAGGCGTTCGCCTCTGTCTACTCGTCGGAGGCTGGCGCGCTCTGCTCGGCTCCGATGTGTCAGCCTCTATCCGGCCGTGCGCAGTGCGGTTGTGGGGAATGCAGTCTTCTTCATGTCTGA